One stretch of Chitinivibrionales bacterium DNA includes these proteins:
- a CDS encoding cbb3-type cytochrome c oxidase subunit I — protein MTSGERPAGTPVPYFARRGNLPRAIEWLLSTDHKRIGILYLVCIMTFFSVAVAIGVIMRISMLPGSHLLTPQRYNAAFTLHGIIMVFLVVIPAVPTIFGNFFLPILIGGRDMIFPRLNLFTWYLFVTGALLAMVSVFFGGGAVDTGWTFYVPFSLKTTVNVPVAVFAVFVLGMSSILTGINIVTTVHQLRAPGMRFFRMPLSVWGFYATAWVQILATPIIGVTMLLVLVERLFGIGVFDPSKGGDPLLYQHLFWIYSHPAVYIMILPAMGVVSDIFPVFSRKNIYGYKMIAFSSLAIASVGSLVWGHHMYVSGQSDTAGIIFSFLTFLVAVPSAIKVFNWLATMYKGSIQVEPPFLFALAFIFLFSIGGLTGLFLGALSPNVQLHNTYFVVAHFHYVIFGGMGFGLFATIHYWFPKMTGRMYAKMPAVVSWLIIFVGFNMFYFPMFIMGWEGMPRRYATYLPQFAGLHLFASIGSFIMVAGLVLMAANLIRGMLAGPKAPANPWGGATLEWTLPSPPGHEDFEEIPVITKGPYDFVKKDGAA, from the coding sequence ATGACCAGCGGCGAACGTCCCGCAGGCACCCCTGTTCCGTATTTTGCCCGCAGGGGAAACCTTCCCCGCGCCATAGAATGGCTTTTGTCAACCGACCACAAGCGCATCGGCATCCTCTACCTCGTGTGCATCATGACGTTTTTTTCCGTCGCCGTGGCCATCGGCGTCATCATGCGCATCAGCATGCTTCCGGGCAGCCACCTGCTCACGCCGCAGCGCTACAACGCCGCGTTCACCCTGCACGGCATCATCATGGTTTTTCTGGTGGTCATCCCGGCCGTGCCCACCATCTTCGGGAATTTTTTTCTTCCCATCCTCATCGGCGGCCGCGACATGATATTTCCCCGGCTCAACCTGTTCACGTGGTACCTTTTCGTGACCGGCGCGCTGCTCGCCATGGTGTCGGTGTTCTTCGGCGGCGGCGCGGTGGACACGGGCTGGACCTTCTACGTTCCGTTCAGCCTCAAGACCACGGTAAACGTGCCGGTCGCGGTGTTCGCGGTGTTCGTGCTCGGCATGTCGTCGATCCTCACCGGCATCAACATCGTCACCACGGTGCACCAGCTCCGGGCGCCGGGCATGAGGTTTTTCAGGATGCCGCTCTCGGTGTGGGGGTTCTACGCCACCGCGTGGGTGCAGATCCTGGCCACGCCCATCATCGGCGTCACCATGCTGCTCGTGCTCGTGGAACGGCTGTTCGGCATCGGCGTGTTCGATCCGTCAAAGGGCGGCGACCCGCTCCTGTACCAGCACCTGTTCTGGATTTACTCGCACCCTGCGGTTTACATCATGATACTCCCGGCCATGGGCGTGGTCTCCGACATTTTCCCGGTTTTTTCGCGGAAGAACATTTACGGATACAAGATGATCGCGTTTTCGAGCCTCGCCATCGCGAGCGTGGGATCGCTCGTGTGGGGCCATCACATGTACGTGAGCGGACAAAGCGACACCGCCGGCATCATCTTCTCGTTCCTCACGTTTCTCGTGGCCGTGCCGAGCGCGATCAAGGTGTTTAACTGGCTCGCCACCATGTACAAGGGCTCGATCCAGGTGGAGCCGCCGTTTCTGTTCGCGCTGGCGTTCATTTTCCTGTTTTCCATCGGGGGGCTCACCGGGCTTTTTCTCGGAGCGCTGTCGCCGAACGTCCAGCTCCATAACACCTACTTCGTGGTGGCGCATTTCCACTATGTCATTTTCGGCGGCATGGGCTTCGGCCTGTTCGCCACGATCCATTACTGGTTCCCGAAAATGACCGGCAGGATGTACGCCAAGATGCCCGCGGTGGTGTCGTGGCTCATCATATTCGTGGGCTTCAACATGTTTTATTTCCCCATGTTCATCATGGGTTGGGAAGGGATGCCGCGCCGCTACGCGACCTATCTTCCGCAGTTTGCCGGGCTTCACCTGTTCGCGAGCATCGGGTCGTTCATCATGGTGGCAGGTCTCGTTCTCATGGCCGCAAACCTTATAAGAGGAATGCTGGCGGGCCCCAAGGCGCCGGCAAATCCCTGGGGAGGCGCCACGCTCGAATGGACGCTGCCGTCGCCGCCCGGACACGAAGACTTCGAGGAGATCCCGGTCATCACGAAGGGCCCTTACGATTTTGTAAAGAAAGACGGCGCCGCATGA
- a CDS encoding cytochrome c oxidase subunit 3 has product MNAEKDTFAGARVGMWLFIATEFILFGGLFLLYSMYRLTHPADFHAGSTELSRFFGTLNTCILITSSLTVALAILFLREGRIKAAAAYLLATIGFGCGFLIVKAFEWTAKFHHGLFPGAAHLLGLPKGEILYFGLYYMMTGLHALHVIVGIVVLSVMLGRVLRGTVNASRPVYLMNAGLYWHLVDIIWIFLFPLFYLIT; this is encoded by the coding sequence ATGAACGCCGAAAAAGACACCTTTGCCGGCGCGCGCGTGGGGATGTGGCTGTTCATCGCCACGGAATTCATCCTGTTCGGCGGGCTTTTTCTGCTGTACTCCATGTACCGGCTCACGCACCCGGCGGATTTCCACGCCGGATCAACGGAGCTGTCGCGGTTTTTCGGCACGCTCAACACCTGCATCCTCATCACGAGCAGCCTTACCGTGGCGCTCGCCATTCTGTTTTTACGGGAGGGAAGGATAAAAGCCGCCGCGGCGTATCTTCTGGCCACCATCGGTTTCGGGTGCGGTTTCCTTATTGTAAAGGCCTTTGAGTGGACGGCAAAGTTCCATCACGGCCTATTTCCCGGCGCCGCGCACCTTCTCGGCCTTCCCAAAGGGGAAATTCTGTATTTCGGGCTGTATTACATGATGACGGGCCTGCACGCCCTCCACGTGATCGTGGGGATCGTTGTGCTTTCGGTGATGCTCGGCCGGGTCCTGCGCGGCACGGTAAACGCGTCGCGGCCCGTGTATCTCATGAACGCGGGGCTCTACTGGCATCTGGTGGACATTATCTGGATATTTTTATTTCCGCTATTTTATTTGATAACATGA
- a CDS encoding NADPH:quinone reductase: MKAIRINEFGSPEVMKYQEVAEPAPEAGQVLVRIKAVGVNPVEAYIRSGGYARKPSLPYTPGADGAGVVDAVGKDVTGFKKGDRVYTSGSVTGTYAEAAACEQRHVHPLPGRISFQQGACIGVPYGTAFRALFQRARAAAGETVLVHGATGGVGIAAVQMAKAAGCLVIATGGTERGRGLLSAQGIKHVLDHTAPGYLDAVAPLTGGRGADVVLEMLANVNLARDLTVLAKNGRVVVIGSRGAVEIDPRDLMARDASVLGMTLFNASAADIASIHAAVIAGLINQTYNPVVGKEIPLKDAPAAHKAVMDKGAYGKIILIP; this comes from the coding sequence ATGAAAGCGATCAGGATAAACGAATTCGGTTCTCCCGAGGTGATGAAATACCAGGAAGTCGCGGAACCTGCTCCCGAAGCCGGGCAGGTTCTGGTGAGAATAAAGGCGGTGGGTGTCAATCCGGTGGAGGCGTATATCCGCTCCGGCGGTTATGCCCGCAAGCCCTCGCTCCCCTATACGCCGGGCGCGGACGGCGCGGGCGTGGTTGACGCAGTGGGAAAAGACGTGACCGGGTTCAAAAAAGGCGACCGGGTGTACACGTCGGGCTCGGTGACGGGAACCTACGCCGAGGCCGCGGCGTGCGAACAGCGCCACGTGCATCCGCTGCCGGGCCGCATCAGCTTTCAGCAGGGAGCGTGCATCGGCGTGCCGTACGGAACGGCGTTTCGCGCGCTGTTCCAGCGCGCCCGCGCCGCCGCGGGTGAAACCGTGCTCGTTCACGGCGCAACCGGAGGGGTAGGCATCGCCGCGGTCCAGATGGCGAAGGCGGCCGGGTGCCTGGTGATCGCCACGGGCGGAACGGAGCGCGGCCGCGGCCTGCTTTCCGCGCAGGGAATCAAGCACGTACTCGACCACACCGCTCCGGGCTACCTCGACGCGGTGGCGCCGCTCACCGGCGGCCGCGGCGCGGACGTGGTGCTGGAAATGCTCGCGAATGTAAACCTCGCGCGCGACCTCACGGTACTTGCCAAGAACGGCAGGGTCGTGGTGATCGGCAGCAGGGGCGCCGTTGAGATCGACCCGCGCGACCTTATGGCGCGCGACGCGTCGGTCCTGGGCATGACGCTGTTCAACGCCTCGGCCGCGGACATCGCCTCCATCCATGCCGCGGTCATCGCGGGGCTGATAAACCAAACGTATAATCCGGTTGTCGGAAAGGAAATCCCGTTAAAAGATGCGCCGGCGGCGCACAAGGCGGTGATGGACAAGGGAGCGTACGGAAAAATTATTTTAATTCCATAG
- a CDS encoding cytochrome C oxidase subunit IV family protein, whose amino-acid sequence MENQQVSLASRGLLKETGLRGLIGVWAALIAFTALTVAVAGLNLQKIAVVVCLAIAAVKSTLVIFYFMQLWYERRLIIRLIVPIAMITLAIFIGLTFSDVFTR is encoded by the coding sequence ATGGAAAATCAACAAGTCTCACTAGCATCGCGCGGGTTGCTGAAGGAAACCGGCCTGCGCGGCCTTATTGGGGTGTGGGCGGCCCTGATCGCCTTTACCGCGCTCACCGTGGCGGTGGCCGGGCTCAATCTGCAGAAAATCGCGGTGGTGGTGTGCCTGGCAATCGCGGCTGTCAAGTCGACCCTGGTGATATTTTATTTCATGCAGCTCTGGTACGAGCGCCGCCTTATCATACGGCTCATCGTGCCCATCGCCATGATCACGCTCGCCATATTCATCGGGCTCACCTTTTCCGACGTGTTCACGAGGTAG
- a CDS encoding UbiA family prenyltransferase gives MTVSRLSFNSVAALVRPLLSLAVACSAVAGYVLFSRRTEWRALAAFAGVFLLACAASAVNQVQESAYDVRMGRTKSRPLPMRKITSAAALRVAFSCGLAGAGLLFCTTALAGLLGLATLAWYNGVYTPLKPKTRFAVLLGALVGALPPVIGYTAAGGAIVTECTLISLFMFSWQVAHFQLLMVKYGKEYEAAGFVPLIRSEKDRLTRISVLVWVAAASACALAFPLFNGETAMIWWVYCTCAAGGAYFLSAAILPQVNFRAASFSMYLFQASILGTVIVGSLASYG, from the coding sequence ATGACGGTTTCCCGTTTGTCATTTAACTCCGTCGCCGCGCTGGTGCGTCCCCTGCTTTCGCTCGCCGTGGCCTGTTCCGCGGTCGCCGGATACGTGCTGTTCAGCCGGCGGACCGAATGGCGCGCGCTCGCCGCCTTCGCAGGCGTGTTCCTCCTTGCGTGCGCGGCCTCGGCGGTCAACCAGGTCCAGGAATCCGCCTATGACGTCCGGATGGGGCGCACGAAATCACGGCCTTTACCGATGCGAAAAATCACTTCCGCGGCGGCCCTTAGGGTCGCTTTTTCCTGCGGGCTTGCCGGCGCGGGCCTGCTTTTCTGCACAACGGCCCTTGCGGGCCTGCTCGGCCTTGCGACCCTCGCGTGGTATAACGGTGTTTATACCCCGCTTAAGCCGAAAACACGATTCGCCGTTTTATTGGGCGCGCTGGTGGGCGCGCTCCCGCCGGTGATAGGGTACACCGCGGCGGGGGGGGCTATCGTCACCGAATGCACCCTGATTTCCCTTTTCATGTTTTCGTGGCAGGTTGCCCATTTTCAGTTGCTGATGGTGAAATACGGAAAAGAATATGAAGCGGCGGGATTTGTTCCCCTGATAAGGTCGGAAAAAGACCGGTTGACACGGATTTCCGTTTTGGTTTGGGTGGCGGCGGCGTCGGCCTGCGCGTTGGCCTTTCCGCTCTTTAATGGCGAAACGGCGATGATCTGGTGGGTGTATTGCACCTGCGCGGCCGGCGGCGCCTACTTTCTTTCCGCCGCGATATTGCCGCAAGTCAATTTCAGGGCCGCGTCATTTTCCATGTACCTCTTCCAGGCAAGCATTCTCGGCACGGTGATCGTCGGGTCGCTGGCATCTTACGGTTGA
- a CDS encoding alpha-hydroxy-acid oxidizing protein — translation MPDKILSLEDVREAAKAKLKGICGVYRICDGQDIRLCQGHSYGSPVGIGGIGSGASFANNIKALDAICLKSSLIGRDFTPDTGFNFFGRSLSMPVMAASVSGNQSFGGDSVITEPDLCRAVVTGCKMAGTLGWRGDSFNYSLENAFGIDAIANEGGWGVQIVKPRHQATVISFFRKAERAGCAAVGVDIDGYGSSAMARHHQPVFRKSMLDLKELVAATALPVIIKGVMSVEDAQNALDAGAAAIVVSNHGGRVLDHTPGTAEVLPAIAQEVGGKIMVLADGGVRTGYDVLKMLAAGARAVLVGRDIVRAAVGGGANGVRMQMEYLRDDLARAMKMTGCESLDGISPAVVC, via the coding sequence ATGCCCGACAAAATTCTTTCTCTTGAGGATGTCCGCGAGGCTGCAAAGGCCAAGCTCAAGGGCATTTGCGGCGTGTACCGGATTTGCGACGGCCAGGACATCCGGCTGTGCCAGGGGCACAGTTACGGGAGCCCCGTCGGCATCGGCGGCATCGGCAGCGGCGCGTCGTTCGCCAACAACATCAAGGCGCTCGACGCGATTTGCCTTAAGTCAAGCCTCATCGGCCGGGATTTTACGCCCGACACCGGGTTCAATTTCTTCGGCCGCAGCCTTTCCATGCCCGTCATGGCGGCCAGCGTGAGCGGCAACCAGAGTTTCGGCGGTGACAGCGTCATCACCGAGCCCGACCTGTGCCGCGCCGTCGTCACGGGCTGTAAAATGGCGGGCACCCTGGGATGGCGCGGCGACTCATTCAATTACTCCCTCGAAAACGCGTTCGGCATCGATGCGATCGCAAACGAGGGCGGGTGGGGAGTACAAATTGTCAAGCCGCGGCACCAGGCGACCGTCATCTCATTTTTCCGGAAGGCGGAGCGGGCCGGGTGCGCGGCGGTGGGCGTTGATATCGACGGCTATGGCTCCAGTGCCATGGCGCGCCATCACCAGCCCGTGTTCCGGAAAAGCATGCTTGACTTAAAAGAACTGGTGGCCGCAACGGCCCTGCCGGTGATCATCAAGGGGGTCATGTCGGTCGAAGACGCGCAAAACGCTCTTGACGCCGGTGCCGCGGCGATCGTGGTGTCGAACCACGGCGGCAGGGTGCTCGACCATACGCCGGGAACGGCCGAGGTCCTGCCCGCGATCGCCCAGGAGGTGGGCGGGAAGATCATGGTCCTGGCAGACGGCGGAGTACGCACCGGGTACGATGTATTGAAGATGCTGGCCGCCGGCGCCCGTGCCGTCCTTGTCGGACGCGACATCGTCCGCGCCGCGGTGGGCGGCGGCGCAAACGGCGTGAGGATGCAAATGGAGTATTTGAGGGACGACCTCGCCCGGGCGATGAAAATGACGGGATGCGAATCGCTGGACGGGATTTCGCCCGCCGTAGTGTGCTGA
- the lpdA gene encoding dihydrolipoyl dehydrogenase yields MNAQTHYDILVIGAGPAGYCAAIRAAQLGFSTAVIDKSKTAGGTCINVGCIPSKALLDSSELFDVAKNVLSAHGVNAGNVSLDLGAMMARKNGVVAALTGGIETLFRANRINFVHGAARFTGPRELAIESAGGTYAITAGRAIVIAAGSAPAGLASVPIDGTTVVDSTAALSFDKVPARLAIVGGGAIGVELGSVWSRLGAKVTIIELMPQLLPGWDGQAARLLARVLNKQGVAVMTGANVEGEEMRGDGMHLAVRWNNMVGDVAADKVLVAVGRRPYTENLGLDKIGIIPDQKTGCIPISKLGMTACDGVYAAGDCVPGPMLAHKAFEEGIAVVETIAGKAGHVDYATIPGVVYTSPEIAFVGATEENLKERGIAFAAGSFPFRANGRASAMGATDGFVKVLSDAATDAVLGVHIVGPVASELVAEAVSVMAFGGSAEDIARTVHAHPTLSEALREAALDVDKRSLHAPPVGKKQ; encoded by the coding sequence ATGAACGCGCAAACGCATTACGACATCCTCGTCATCGGCGCGGGCCCCGCAGGCTATTGCGCCGCCATCAGGGCCGCGCAGCTCGGCTTCTCGACCGCGGTCATTGACAAAAGCAAAACAGCCGGCGGGACCTGCATCAACGTCGGGTGCATTCCGTCAAAGGCCCTGCTCGATTCGAGCGAGCTGTTCGACGTGGCGAAAAACGTGCTTTCCGCCCACGGCGTGAATGCAGGAAACGTTTCCTTGGACCTTGGGGCCATGATGGCGCGCAAGAACGGCGTTGTGGCCGCATTGACGGGCGGCATCGAAACCCTGTTCCGCGCCAACCGCATCAATTTTGTCCATGGAGCGGCGCGTTTCACGGGCCCGCGTGAGCTGGCGATCGAATCCGCAGGCGGAACCTATGCCATTACGGCGGGACGCGCAATCGTCATTGCCGCGGGAAGCGCACCTGCCGGCCTTGCCTCGGTTCCCATCGACGGCACGACGGTTGTCGACTCGACGGCCGCGCTCTCCTTTGACAAGGTACCCGCAAGGCTCGCGATCGTCGGCGGCGGGGCGATCGGCGTGGAACTGGGGAGCGTCTGGTCCAGGCTGGGGGCGAAGGTGACCATCATCGAGCTGATGCCGCAGCTGCTGCCGGGATGGGACGGCCAGGCCGCGCGGCTGCTTGCCCGTGTGTTGAACAAGCAGGGCGTTGCGGTGATGACCGGAGCAAACGTTGAAGGCGAGGAAATGCGCGGCGACGGGATGCACCTTGCCGTCCGCTGGAACAACATGGTCGGCGACGTCGCCGCCGACAAGGTCCTGGTCGCTGTGGGACGCAGACCATACACCGAAAACCTGGGCCTTGACAAAATAGGCATCATCCCTGACCAAAAAACCGGGTGCATCCCGATAAGCAAGCTGGGCATGACCGCATGCGACGGTGTGTATGCGGCGGGGGACTGCGTTCCCGGTCCAATGCTCGCACACAAGGCGTTTGAAGAGGGCATTGCGGTCGTCGAAACCATTGCGGGAAAAGCCGGGCATGTCGATTACGCCACAATCCCCGGCGTTGTGTACACATCGCCCGAAATAGCCTTTGTCGGCGCGACCGAGGAAAATTTAAAGGAGCGCGGCATCGCATTTGCGGCCGGTAGTTTTCCATTCAGGGCAAACGGCCGGGCCTCGGCAATGGGCGCGACCGACGGCTTTGTCAAGGTACTTTCCGATGCCGCGACCGACGCGGTGCTCGGGGTGCACATTGTTGGCCCGGTTGCCTCGGAGCTCGTCGCCGAGGCGGTCTCGGTGATGGCGTTCGGCGGCAGCGCCGAGGACATCGCCCGCACGGTCCATGCGCACCCGACGCTGTCGGAGGCGCTGCGCGAGGCCGCGCTCGATGTTGACAAACGCTCCTTGCACGCGCCGCCAGTAGGGAAGAAGCAGTGA
- a CDS encoding SCO family protein codes for MMKPVVKSSLRIKRLAIALLVAAIAFASPVMAHGGHVHKAPDSNVVLKDSLIHLDTVEKSPLSGTMGFEEKPGGMVPLDVPFIDEAGDTVRLKDVMQGPTVLSLLYYRCPDACGLLLTGIARVLGAMGDTSGTAPNVVTISIDETETPADAAKAKTIALESLQRPLSKTRWHFLTGAGPSIKRVTNAVGFRFVKKGNEFDHPLGLVVLSPQGKVVRYIMGTDFLPMDITLSLMQASSGAVQPTIARVLRACFSYDPKSHRFVFNVLQVSATVVFLIVAMFVAYLIASGRKRAAKGPR; via the coding sequence ATGATGAAACCTGTTGTAAAATCTTCGTTAAGGATAAAACGCCTTGCAATTGCCCTGCTTGTCGCAGCGATTGCTTTCGCATCGCCGGTCATGGCGCACGGCGGGCACGTTCATAAAGCGCCGGATTCGAATGTTGTGCTCAAAGATTCCCTGATTCACCTTGACACCGTGGAAAAATCGCCGCTGTCCGGCACCATGGGCTTTGAGGAAAAGCCGGGCGGCATGGTTCCGCTCGATGTTCCTTTTATCGATGAGGCGGGCGACACGGTGCGGCTCAAAGACGTCATGCAGGGGCCCACGGTCCTTTCCTTATTATATTACCGGTGCCCCGACGCCTGCGGCCTGCTCCTCACCGGCATCGCGCGGGTCCTGGGCGCCATGGGCGACACATCGGGGACGGCGCCGAACGTGGTCACCATCAGCATTGACGAAACAGAAACGCCGGCGGACGCGGCAAAAGCCAAAACCATCGCGCTTGAGTCGCTCCAGAGACCTCTTTCCAAAACACGGTGGCATTTTCTCACCGGCGCAGGCCCGAGCATCAAACGCGTCACGAACGCGGTGGGCTTCCGGTTTGTAAAAAAGGGAAACGAATTCGACCACCCGCTCGGCCTCGTCGTGCTGTCGCCGCAGGGAAAGGTGGTGCGCTACATCATGGGCACCGATTTTCTTCCCATGGACATCACCCTGTCGCTGATGCAGGCATCAAGCGGCGCCGTCCAGCCCACCATCGCGCGGGTGCTGCGCGCTTGTTTCAGTTATGATCCCAAAAGCCACCGGTTCGTGTTCAACGTCCTTCAGGTGAGCGCGACGGTCGTTTTCCTCATCGTGGCGATGTTCGTGGCGTACCTTATCGCCTCCGGCAGGAAGCGCGCAGCGAAAGGCCCCCGATGA
- a CDS encoding UbiA family prenyltransferase, with amino-acid sequence MIKTPITRSSIEHIRLPFSFFLLPIFLLALVSAGAFDPVKAWIVFFVLHFLLYTASNGFNSFYDRDRESIGALRRPLPVAPDLLWFSLALDAAAVLAAFFVGWRFALGCFIYGLASKAYSWNTVRIKRHPVVGWLWAGIGQGTFTFLLVVLSVNNMQVRDLAIFRFLFPATATGLFLLGIFPLTQIYQHREDARRGDVSISLFLGIKKTMTLAAVLMAAGLTGFFYFFLASFGVAPAAWFAVASLPAAIYFVFWFFAVLGDEKRADFDRTMLMNLIASGGLNLWCVAMLLLEAH; translated from the coding sequence GTGATAAAAACCCCGATCACACGGTCAAGCATCGAACATATCAGGCTGCCCTTTTCCTTTTTTCTGCTGCCGATATTCCTGCTGGCGCTGGTTTCGGCGGGGGCATTCGATCCCGTCAAGGCATGGATTGTTTTCTTCGTCCTGCATTTTCTCCTTTACACGGCATCAAACGGGTTTAATTCCTTTTATGACCGCGACCGGGAAAGCATCGGCGCGCTCAGGCGGCCGCTGCCGGTGGCGCCCGACCTCTTATGGTTTTCCCTAGCCCTGGATGCGGCTGCGGTTCTTGCCGCCTTTTTTGTCGGATGGCGCTTTGCCCTCGGATGCTTTATCTACGGACTGGCATCAAAGGCGTACAGTTGGAATACGGTAAGGATTAAAAGGCATCCGGTCGTCGGATGGCTGTGGGCGGGAATTGGCCAGGGCACGTTCACTTTTTTGCTGGTTGTCCTGTCTGTCAATAATATGCAGGTTCGCGATCTGGCGATATTCAGATTCTTGTTTCCCGCAACGGCGACAGGTCTTTTTCTCCTCGGCATTTTCCCCCTTACCCAGATTTACCAGCACCGCGAGGACGCACGACGGGGCGACGTTTCGATAAGCCTTTTTCTCGGCATAAAAAAAACCATGACGCTCGCCGCGGTTTTGATGGCCGCGGGTTTGACCGGTTTCTTTTATTTTTTCCTGGCTTCATTTGGTGTCGCGCCGGCTGCATGGTTTGCCGTCGCGTCTCTGCCGGCGGCGATTTATTTTGTCTTTTGGTTTTTCGCCGTGCTCGGCGATGAGAAGCGCGCCGATTTCGACCGCACCATGCTCATGAACCTGATTGCTTCAGGGGGTCTTAACCTCTGGTGCGTCGCGATGCTGCTTCTGGAAGCACACTGA
- a CDS encoding citrate/2-methylcitrate synthase translates to MTETAYAKGLEGVIAGESTICQIDGQNGRLLYRGYGIDDLARNSTYEETVYLLLFEKLPTPAEFAAFKENFRSGRDIAPQIQDMIRNFPESGDPMELLQSVMSYLSGYVAHKIKHSATCNCRETLHQVAQLPTVIAAYQRFKEGKNYVAPRPGLAHGANFLYMLRGEEPRPYEAAVMDKCMIIHAEHGFNASTFTARVVASSLSTCYSSISAAIGSLRGSLHGGANEQVMEMVDEIGGIDKVEPWLDKTLSEKKKIMGMGHREYRVKDPRAHLMEGYLRELTERKGGNRHLSILLALEKSFRQRMDQKGKPLYPNVDFFSGGVYEMLGIPRQLFTPIFAMARSAGWLAHILEQRKDNRLFRPECLYTGPRPREYVKIEQR, encoded by the coding sequence ATGACCGAAACCGCTTACGCAAAAGGTCTTGAAGGCGTTATTGCCGGGGAATCAACGATATGCCAGATCGACGGGCAAAACGGAAGGCTTCTTTACAGAGGGTATGGCATCGATGATCTCGCAAGGAATTCAACGTACGAAGAAACCGTATATCTGCTCTTGTTCGAAAAACTTCCCACGCCGGCGGAATTTGCCGCGTTCAAGGAAAACTTCCGCTCGGGCAGGGACATAGCGCCGCAGATCCAAGACATGATCCGCAACTTTCCCGAGTCGGGCGATCCCATGGAGCTGCTCCAGTCGGTGATGTCGTACCTGAGCGGCTACGTCGCGCACAAGATAAAACATTCCGCGACCTGCAACTGCCGCGAGACGCTCCACCAGGTGGCCCAGCTCCCCACCGTGATTGCCGCGTATCAGCGGTTCAAGGAGGGAAAAAACTATGTCGCGCCGCGGCCAGGCCTTGCGCACGGCGCGAATTTCCTGTACATGCTGCGCGGAGAGGAGCCGCGGCCCTACGAGGCGGCCGTCATGGACAAATGCATGATCATCCACGCCGAGCACGGGTTCAACGCATCGACCTTCACCGCGCGCGTGGTGGCGTCGAGCCTTTCCACCTGTTACAGCAGCATCTCGGCCGCCATCGGGTCGCTGCGCGGTTCGCTGCACGGCGGCGCCAACGAACAGGTGATGGAAATGGTTGATGAGATCGGCGGCATTGACAAGGTGGAGCCATGGCTCGACAAGACGCTTTCCGAAAAGAAAAAAATAATGGGCATGGGGCACCGGGAATACAGGGTCAAGGACCCGCGGGCGCACCTCATGGAGGGCTATTTGCGGGAATTGACCGAAAGGAAAGGCGGCAACAGGCATTTGTCAATTTTACTCGCGCTCGAGAAAAGCTTCAGGCAGCGCATGGATCAGAAAGGAAAGCCGCTGTATCCCAACGTGGACTTTTTCTCCGGCGGCGTGTACGAAATGCTCGGGATACCGCGGCAATTGTTCACGCCCATTTTCGCCATGGCCCGCTCGGCGGGGTGGCTCGCGCACATTCTCGAGCAGCGGAAAGACAACCGCCTGTTCAGGCCCGAATGCCTGTATACAGGTCCGCGGCCGCGGGAATATGTGAAAATTGAACAAAGATGA
- the coxB gene encoding cytochrome c oxidase subunit II has protein sequence MATSTGIVNGALIYILAVSVLLFFLIVFFMAYFLVRYRASRNPVPSELPASRLIEALWVIVPTLIVMTMFFYGLTGFGFLRAAPKDSFCVKVLSRQWSWLFEYPNGKKSADLVVPMGRNVRCELVSADVIHGFYVPAFRIQQDAVPGMKTYVWFNATTPGTHYVLCSQYCGRKHSSMIARLYVVLPGQFDDWLKGKSIPLGNVNYANMPAGERLLFERGCISCHSLEGTLMVGPSLKGLFGSKVVVATAGVEHAVTADSAYLYRSIADPGADVVSGFPNTMPPTKDLVNDQEISQIIAYIKGLK, from the coding sequence ATGGCGACCTCCACCGGCATCGTCAACGGCGCGCTCATCTACATCCTCGCGGTCTCGGTATTGCTGTTTTTCCTCATCGTGTTTTTCATGGCATATTTCCTGGTGCGGTACCGCGCATCGCGCAACCCGGTGCCGTCGGAGCTGCCCGCGAGCCGCCTCATCGAGGCGCTGTGGGTGATCGTGCCGACGCTCATCGTCATGACCATGTTCTTCTACGGGCTCACCGGGTTCGGCTTCCTCCGCGCGGCGCCGAAGGATTCCTTTTGTGTAAAGGTTTTGTCGCGCCAGTGGTCGTGGCTTTTCGAGTACCCGAATGGGAAAAAGAGCGCCGATCTGGTGGTGCCCATGGGAAGAAACGTGCGGTGCGAGCTTGTCTCGGCCGACGTGATCCACGGGTTCTACGTGCCCGCGTTTCGGATCCAGCAGGACGCGGTGCCGGGGATGAAAACGTACGTGTGGTTCAACGCCACGACCCCGGGAACGCATTACGTTCTCTGCTCGCAATATTGCGGCAGAAAACATTCGTCGATGATCGCGCGGCTGTACGTGGTGCTTCCCGGCCAGTTCGACGACTGGCTCAAGGGGAAGAGCATCCCGCTCGGCAACGTGAACTACGCGAACATGCCGGCGGGGGAGCGGCTCCTGTTCGAGCGCGGGTGCATCTCGTGCCATTCGCTCGAAGGCACCCTCATGGTGGGACCTTCGTTGAAAGGCCTGTTCGGCTCGAAGGTGGTCGTGGCCACCGCCGGCGTTGAACACGCCGTAACGGCCGACAGCGCGTATCTGTACCGGTCGATCGCCGACCCCGGCGCCGACGTTGTGTCGGGGTTCCCCAACACCATGCCGCCCACGAAAGACCTCGTAAACGACCAGGAAATTTCACAGATCATCGCGTACATCAAGGGCCTCAAATGA